The DNA segment GGTGTAATATCTGCAATCACACCGTTCTCCATGTGAGTCACCTGCCTTATGAAAGTACCCACGTTCTGATGGCATGAGCCACTCCTGCTTCATCATTTGTCTTTGTTACCCAATCAGCTGTATCTTTTACAAGCGGTTGAGCATTGCCCATTGCCACACCGAGACCTGCCTCTTTGATCATCGCTAAATCATTTAAGCTATCACCAACAGCCATCACTTGATCCATTGTCAGTCCAAGAAACTCACATACTTTCTTAAGTCCTTGAGCTTTATTTACGCCTGCAGCGTTAATCTCAAGGTTTGAAGGGCTTGAGTTACTAATCTCAAGCTCAGGATGCGACTGAAGCTCTTTTAAAATGGTGAGCCTAGTGTCATCGTCCATCACGTCAAATCCAAATTTTAGCCATTCTGACTGGTGGATATCCTCAGGCATTTCGTTTCTCCATACTTTGTCCACTGATGTAGCCCAAGCATGTGTACCATGCTCGTTACGAAGGTCCCACATTTTCTGAACAAACTGGCTATCCAGCTTATTTCTTTCAACAAGGTTTAAATCACGATCCCAAATCTCGCTCCCGTTTACAGTAACAAGATACGATGTAAGCTTTAATGTTTCTGCGTGTTCACTCGTTGTCATTAATGAACGTCCTGTACTTAGAACAACATAGACACCTTTATCCTGTGCTTCTTTAATGGCTGCGATATTCTCTTCTGATAAAGTGTGCGAAGAGTTAAGTAAGGTTCCGTCAATATCTAATGCAACTAGTTTAATTTCTTTTTTCTCTGTCTGTATAGTCATGGTAATCTCCTATCTCTTGTGACGATGTTTATAATGAAAGTGTGTCCCAGAATGTTAGTAATGTTTCAATGCCCTTGTCATAATTCTCTAAATGGAAATGCTCATTCGGCGCATGGAAGTTCTCACTTGGCAATCCGAAGCCCATTAACAAGATCGGAATCGATAATACTTGGTCGAATGTTTCCACAACAGGGATCGATCCTCCCATCCGAGTAAACAGAGCTGGTTCACCGTACACCTTTTCGTATGAGTCGGTTGCCGTTTTAAAGGCAGGGTGATCCGTTGGTGCGAGAAACGGTTTTCCTTTATCAAAACGAGTGGTTTTTACAGTCACTCCAGGTGGAGTATGAGCCTCTAGATGTTTTTCAATCAGCTCTGAAATGGTATCTGGATCTTGTCCTGGTACAAGTCGGCAGGTGATTTTTGCATGAGCGAGAGATGGAATTACGGTTTTTACGCCTTCTCCTTGAAACCCTCCATAGATACCATTTATTTCTAGAGTGGGACGTACCCATGTATGTTCACGGGCTGTGTATCCCGCTTCTCCAAACAGTTCATTCACACCGAGTTCTGACTTAAGCTCTTCCTCGTAATTTCCAAGCTTCTTGTAGCCTTCTCGTTCTTCTTCAGTCGGCTCAATGACCCCATCATAGAAGCCTTCAACTTGAATTCTTCCCTCTTCGTCCCGCAGCGTACTCAGTAATTGAACAAGTGCATGAATGGAGTTTTGCACGGCTCCCCCGTACAATCCTGAATGCAAGTCGCCTTTTGCCCCTTTTACATCGACTTGGAGACTGCATAATCCACGCAATCCTGTGCAGACGGCAGGTTTTCCTTTACCGAGAATTGGTGTATCAGAGATCATTAGAATATCAGAGGCAAGTAAGTCTTCATGCTTTGATACAAAGGCATCTAGGCTCGGACTTCCGATTTCTTCTTCTCCCTCAATAAGGAATTTCACATTAAATGGTAGGGTCCCATTCACTTTAAGCATGGCTTCTACTGCTTTCACATGCATAAACGTTTGACCCTTATCATCACTTGCACCTCGTGCATAAAGCTTTTCATCATGGATAACTGGCTCAAAAGGAGGGCTGTCCCACAGCTCTACCGGATCAACCGGCTGTACATCGTAATGACCGTATACAAGAATGGTATGTGTGTTATCTGGATGACTCCACTCTCCGTACACTACTGGATGACCAGGTGTCTCCATCAGTTGAACGGTTGAAAGTCCTGCTTCCTTAAGAGATTCAACCATCCACTCCGCTGCTTTTCTAACGTCTGCCTTGTGATCCGACAACGCGCTAATACTTGGAATACGTAGAAATTCAATAAGCTGATCTAAATGCTGTTGACGATTGTCACGAATGTATTGGGATACTTGAGATACCATATAACCTCTTCCTTTCGTGGTTCATTATGTAGGTAAAATAAGTGTATCATAGCCTACCCTAAATGAAACGGGTGTTGCCTATAAATAAAAAAAGCATGTTAAATGGTCGAATTGCTTCCCACTTAACATGCATTCTCACTTTGTTTTGAGTTATCTAAAATTTTCAGGGAAGACAGATAAATCAATTCCCCACAATAGAGGCAGCAATAAGTAGACTGCTGCGATAATTAAAAACGTTGCAATGATATTCACGATAAATCCGACACGCACCATCTCAATAATTTTCAGCTTACCTGTACCAAATATAATTGCATTTGGTGGTGTTCCTACCGGCAGCATAAATGCACAGTTTGCAGCCATTGCACACGGAACCATCACGGCATATGGATGAATATTAATCGCAACTGCTAGCGCTGCAACAATCGGGAGAATCATTGTTGCTGTTGCAGTATTGGATGTGATTTCTGTTAAGGCCATAATCAGTAAGGTTGAAGCCAGGATGACAATAAAGATATGCATTCCATCTAATACTTGCAGCTGGTCCCCCATCCAATCAGAAAGCCCAGAGGATGTGAAGCCTGAAGCAATCGCAAGACCTCCTCCAAAGAGCAGGAGCACTCCCCATGGAATGTCTTTTGAGTCCTTCCATTCAAGGATACGCGTTCCAAACTTCTTTGAAGCCGGTAAAAGGAATAAAGCAGCCGTTGCTGCCATAGCAATGATTCCGTCTGTAAGATCCAGGTCTTCAAAGATATTTGTCCAAATCAGCTCTCTTGTAACCCACATAAAAGCTGTGACAACAAAGATAACCAAAACCGTTCCTTCTTCAAAGGACATCTTACCAAGAGCCTTCCGTTCTTTCGTAATCACTTCTTTTCCACCCGGTAATCCTTTAATGTTAATTTTAAAAGCAAATCTCCCTAAATAAATCCAAGTGAAAACAATTAAAAATGCAACAACGGGTGCAGCAAAAGCCATCCAAAGCGCAAATGAAAGCTCAACACCAAATAATTCTTTTACTTGTGCAGCAAGGATGATGTTTGGTGGGGTTCCTATTAATGTCCCTAATCCACCAATCGTTCCTGCGTACCCAATTCCAAAAATTAAGGCTTTTTCAAATTTAGGAAGTTCTTTTTCCTCAGGCTTGCCTTTTAATGCGCTCGCCACTTGTGCAGTAATCGCAAGTCCCATTGGGATCATCATCATAACCGCAGCTGTGTTTGAGACCCACATTGATAAAAATCCTGTGGCTACCATAAATCCAAGTAAAATTCGCTGCGTGCTTGTTCCGATTAACGAAATAATTAATAAGGCCAACCGTTTATGAAGATTCCACTTCTCCATCGCTGTCGCAATAAAAAAACCACCTAAGAATAAAAAGATAATATCATTTCCATAAGAGGACGCGACTGCCCCTGAATCAAGTGCACCTGTTAATGGCAGTAAAATAATTGGTAACAAGGACGTTGCCGGAATTGGCATGGCTTCGGTAATCCACCATGTAGCTACCCAAAGAGTCACTGCTAAGACGGCTTTCCCCTCAAATGAAAGTCCATCTGGTTGAAAGAAAAGAAGAGTCAGTAAAAAAAGAACAGGTCCGAGAATGAGTCCGACCAATTGGGGTGTTTTATAAGGTTTCTTTTCGTCAGGCTCTTTATTCGGATTTTGTTTAGGGGATTGTTGATCTGCTCCTTGATGAGCGTCCTGGTTCGTCCCCTTTCTGGCAGTTGAATCCTTGTGATAGGCAAATATATTCAGTAAACGTTTTGTTTGTCGGTGCGATTGCCACAAGCTTTGCCAAATTCCTTGCGTGAGAGTTTTCATTGTCAGATAACCTCCTACTGAAAGCGTTTACTGTATTCTGAATCAAATTCGTAAATGCGTCCACTAAAAGAAACTAATGATTAGGCTTATGAAACTTTTGAAAGCAGTGAGCTACTCTGATAACAGAGACATATAATACTCACTGCCTTTTTGACTTAGCTTAAATTGATTAAGCGGCCGACCCGTTCCTTCATACGATACTCTACTTTCAACCATCCCTTGTTCCTCTAGATAGCGAAGGTACTTTCTGAGAGAAACTCTAGAAATAGCAGAGGCTTCTGATAACTCAGCAGTAGAGAACCATCCACTTAGACAGTTAATTTCCTGAAAGATTTTTTTGTACGTAGCCTTTGTAATTCCTTTTGGCAATTCCTCTTGCTCTCCCGTAAGCTCATTGCTTCGATTTAGAAATAGTTGATCCACCTCATCTTGTTTTAATGCTTCTGCCTTCAGCTTGTTAGATTGATCGGCATATTGCAGTAATGCTTCTTTAAACCGATCAAAATCAAAGGGTTTCATTAAATAATCTACAGCTCCATAACGCAGTGCAGTTTGAATAGATGCCTGATCATTGGCAGAACTTACAACAATGACATCGATCTCCATGCGCTTAGCTCTAAGCTCTGATAACAAATCCAGACCGTTCTCATGATTCACATACAGGTCAAGCAGGATCAGTTGAACCTCTTGTTCTCCAATGATCTCCCAAGCTTTGGTCATTGTGCTTGCTGTTCCTGTTAACGTAAACCCAGGTATCTGCTCAAGATAGATCCTATTAAACTTTGCAACCATTGGGTCATCTTCAATGATTAAGACTTTAATCATGTTCTTCTCCTCGTATTGGCACAATGGCCTTTAATGTAACTCCCCCATCAACGTTTGCGGTGAGGGTTAACTCTCCATGTGCATCCTCTATATATGTACTCATTAAGTACAAGCCGTATCCTCTACCGGTTCCCTTTGTTGAAATCCCTTTTTCCATTAATTGATCTAGCCGTGATTGACTGGTTTGTCCCCCGTTATCTTTGACCTGCCAAAGGATCTGTTCGCCGTTACAATCAATCGTCAAATCAATGGTTGCATCATCCATGTCTTGCAGGGCTTCCATTGCATTATCCAGGCTATTCCCTATGACCGTAATCAACGCATTTAACTGAGTTGGATCTTTTATTGTTGGCCATGAGAACTCACCATCGAATTGAACCTTGATTCCTTGGTTCTTAACCATCTTTAGCTTGTTAAGGAGATAGCCAACTAGTACTGGGTCATTCACTTGCCTTGAAATCCAACCCACATCCTCTTGATAATAGGTTGAGATGGTTTGAATGTACGCTTGCAACTCTTCATATGACTCCGTATGAACCATGGCTGATACAACGTGCAGCTTATTCATAAATTCGTGAGTCTGTAACCGAAGGGCCTCTGCATAGGACTTCACTCCAGATAATTGGTCCAATGCAAGTGTAAGCTCTGTTTTGTCTTGAAACGTGACCATCGCTCCTAGTCTCTGGTCATTCAACTGAAGGGGGACCCGGTTTACGACAAGCTCAAGCTCTTTGAGAGATCGTTGTTTATTTCGTTGAATCTTTCCTGATTCGAGCACCTCATCCAGCTCAAATTCAGGTAAAACTGCGGCAATATCCTTATGTAAAACATGTTCTGTCTTACCGGCTTTTTGCAGAATTTTTGTGGCCGCCTCATTTTGTAGAATAATTTTACCATACGCATCCACTGCAATGATTCCTTCTTGAACGGAGGAGAGCATCGCTTCTCTTGTTTCAAGCAATTGGGCAATCTCCATTGGCTCAAGATTTTGCATGGATCGTTTAATTTTTCTTGCAAGTAAAACAGCGCCTACTAGACCGGCAATCAAGCCAGCGAACCCACCGATCCAGACCATAACCTGACTACGGTACACAGCCGATTTAATATGATCAGTTAATATCCCTACTACAACCACACCTATTTGTTCCCCTGTTTGTTCATTGTAAACAGGAATGAATGTGCGTAGTGATTCACCTAGTGTCCCCTCAGCAGTCGAAGAATAGGTTTCTCCTTCAAAGGCTCGTTCTTCGTCACTTCCTACAAATCGTTCTCCGACCTTTTCCGGTGTAGGATGAGTTAACCGAACACGATCCATATCGATCACGACAATATATTCTACATTTGTTTCACTTTGGACTTCCTCTGTATATTCTTGTAATCGTGCCTGTGTCTCTTCATTCTCTAGCCCGTCGATAACAACTGGTGATCTAGCGAATGAAGTAGCAATCGTCCATACCTTGTCCTCAAGCGCTGACCTTGTTGATTTCGCATTATCAATTGCAACAAGTATTCCAGCTAATGATAGCGCGAGTACTAGACCTGAACAGACAAGTAATACGATAACCGTTTGTAGCCGATAGTTACTTTTCTTTGGTTTTTTATATGTCATAAGTCTCTTTACTACCTTTCGTACGATAACCCTTCATCACACTATACCAAAGAAAATATTCAGATAATAGAGTTCAGGTAGAAAACAAAATGGAAAAGACGAATGCCCACTTTTATAAATGGAATCATTCGCCTTTTCCGTTGCATTCTTTCTATGTCTCTACCATTTAAATACTTGAACTAGCTTTTGAAGCTCCTCTGATAGAACAGATAGGTTTTCTGCCGAGCTTGCAATTTCCTCCATAGAAGCTAGTTGTTCCTCTGTTGAAGCAGAAACGGTTTGCATTTCCTGAGTGGTCTCCTCGGTACTCGCAGAAAGCTCCGTGAACACCTTGGCAAAATCCCTTGCCCCTGTTGAGACGTGATTTGCTTCTTTTGAAACGATTTGAATTTTTTCCACCATGCTACGCATTTGCTGATCGATACGTGCAAACGATTTGCCCGCTTGTTCTGCTACCTTGATTCCGTTATCTACCTCTGAACCACCCACCTGCATTGCAGCCGTTGCATGGTTTGCCTGTTTTTCAATCGAGACAATCATCCTGTGAATCTGTTCGCTTGCAGCTGCAGATTGCTCTGCAAGTTTTCGAACCTCCTCGGCAACAACTGCAAAGCCTTTTCCATGCTCTCCAGCTCTTGCTGCCTCAATGGATGCATTTAGTGCAAGTAGATTCGTTTGTTCTGCAATTTCTTTAATAAGTGATGTAACTTGATTGATTTCCTTTGAACTGTGAGCCAGCTCGCTAATACGCTCTGCCACCGTCACACTTGTTTCTTTAATAATGCTCATCTGATTCATACTTGATTTGACCGCCTGGCTGCCCGTGGCTACCACCTCTTGCACCTGATTTGCCGTCGAGTTAGCGGTTGTTGTTTCATCTGTAATTTGCAGGACAGATTGATAGAGTTGGTCCGCCTTTTTGGTACTTGTGTTCATCGATTCCGTTTGCTCATCAGACGCACTTACGACCTCTTGTACAGCTCTGGTGATCTGCTCAGTGGCTTGTGTATTCTGCTGTGAGCTGGCTAGTAACTGTTGGGACGCAGCTGCCACTTGAGTGGATTTGTCTAGCACACCTTCTAGCAACCCAAGAAAGGACACTCTCATTTGTTCAAACGACGCGTCAAGCTGACCAATTTCATCATGTCGCATCGCTTTCTTTTCCTTACTTGCACTCAGATCTCCGGTACCAATACGTGCAGCGGTCTTAGTGAGTCTTCGGATTGGTTGTACAATAGATAAGACCATTCCAGATGCCATGATTAAGCCCAAGACTAGTGTGATAACAATAACGGTAACGGTTGTCCACCAAATCGGATTTACAGCGTCATCGACTTCATCCATAAAAAACGTGCCGGCAAGCTTCCAGCCAGTTTGTTCATTTGTTAGAAAGCTCATATACTTTTCTTCAGACTCGTAAGCGTACGAGAACGATCCCTCTTCCGATTGATACATTTTTGCAAAGAAGTCTTCCTGAGCGACCGTCCCTAAATCATTGGTCGGATGAGAGATAAAGCTCTGACTACGATCCAAGAGAAACAAGTATCCACCTTTCCCCACTCGACTTGATTCAATCATCGATGTTAAGTGATCCAGCTCCAAATCAATAGCTACAACACCCGCTTCATTTTCTAGTGCTTTCGCAAGCGTTACCGACACTTTTTTTGTCGCAAGTGACATGTAGGGGGCTGATACGAAGATCTCTCCCTTAGACGCTTTAGCCTGCTGATACCATGAACGTTCTCTGACATCAAACGAGTCAGGATATTCAATAGAGGATGGCTGATGGACAAAGTTCCCATTATCCAACCCTATCAATACCTGTTCGACCTCATCTTGAGAAAGGCTGTATTGCTCTAGTAAGTTAGATACATCTCTCTCACTTGCTTCGTCATCTAATGAATCTTCAGCTAACGCATTAACGAGCATTTCTAAGTTCTGTGATTGTGAACGTATGTATTGATTAATCATTTCATCCATTTGTTCAATATTTTCCAGTGCATCCTCCATAATCATCGTTTCCGTATTATCTCGTGCACTATGATAGGAGAAATACCCAATAACTAATGGTGGAACAATAAGTATAAGAAGATATGAAATAACAAGCTTCATCCGTAGACTGAGGCCTTTTTTCTGTTGTTTTTTCTTTTTTGTTCGCATCCGACGCTCTCCTTTTCAAATTAAAGGCATACACTTGTTTTTATCGGATTCTTTTATAGAGATTTGAAGAAGAAGATGGAAAAAGAGGAGAGGAATATGAAGGGGACAAACAGAAAATGTAGAAGAATATTGTCTACCATAGATACTTCGCAATCACTCGATTATTGTTCTATAAACACACGAAAGGCAAATGATTCGCTTGGTCATTTGCCTTCCTTAATCAATTTTTAATTTCCCTCAGCCTATTTAGTTAATCGATGATAGCAAGAGATATACTGTTCCTGCAGACACTTAGCGGACGAGATGGCAGGCCGACTCCGAAGGGAGGAAAGGACAGGGTTGAAATACACTGGTGCAGCCAGTTTAGTTCAACGCCCGCCCGGCGAGACTTGCCAGCCATCTCGGGAGCGATTCTTCAAATAAAATTGTTCTTCAAATTAAGAGGCTTCACCTATATCACCCTACTCACTATCCTGATACAACCCGTGCCGCATGATATATTGATAGCAGCTTTCTGGTAGAAGATATCTTGGTTCTCCGCCACGACTAAATTCTTGGCGAATGTAGGTAGAGCTAATTTCCATAGCGAGTCCTTTATCAACAAGATGGAACCGGCCATCGTCTGCGTTTCTAAGTAAGGGCGAAGCTGAGATGGTTTTTAGCATATCAATTCCATCACGTGCCATCACAATAAATTGATGCTCTTCCACTAGCTTTTCACCCTTTACCCAACTTCCATTACCAATGTCTACGAGAATATCAGCGCCCATCACAAAGTATAGTTCATCATTTGGATATTGTTTCTTTAACCGTTGCATCGTGTAGTATGTGTACTGCTGACCGATTGGCGCATTCATTTCTTCTGTAGACAGCTCAAATCTCGGGTCATCGGCAATAGCCAAATTCACCATCTGCGTTCGATGCTCGTCACCACCTTGAAGACTTTTATCACGTCGTTCCTTTGCTGATGGTAGAAACAAGATCTTATCAAGCTTTTTTCGGTGACAAATCGTTGAAGCTGTCCAAAGATGTACATTAGTGATTGGGTCAAATGATGAACCATATACTCCGATTTTCAAGGGTTCCACCTCATGAGTTTATTTAGTATTTTTTGCCTGAATCATTTGTTCTTTAAGCTCCCGCAGTTCATCTGAGAGGACTACTGGGTATACCTCAGGAACCTCTAAGCGTAGATACTCTTCCCAAAACGTTGCTTTACTTGATTGATGATAGTCACGAATTTGTGGAAGGGTTGGCTTCGTGTATACTAATTCACCATTTTCAAAGATTTTCTTATGTAGCTCCTCGAAGGTGAAGTGTCGAATCACCTTTGACTTCAACGGGTTTGTTGGATGCTTTAAAACAATCTCGTCTTTGCCTTCTAGCGATTCGTGCGCCAGGCAAATGTAATCTCCCTTTGCCATGTGGTTATGATCATATAATCGATACACCTTTTTACGACCGGGGTTTAACACTTTATCAATGCTTTCAGAGATCTTAATTAACGAAATCCAATCATCCTGTTCATAGGAGGTGCCATCCTCTTTTTCTTCGTGCTGAAATGGACTTCTGGCAACGATTTTATGAACGCCTCCAAGTGCCGGGTGATCATAAGCCGTGATGAATTTGGTGCCGACTCCCCATATATCGATTTGGGCACCTTGCTGCTTTAACGAGGCAATGGTTGCTTCATCCAAGTCATTTGTTGCTGAAATTTTTATATAATCGAGGCCTTCCTCGTCTAAACGCTTGCGCACTTTCTTAGACAGGTAAGCCAAGTCACCACTATCTAATCGCACGGCTACAAGACGTTGGCCTCGCTGTTCCATTTCCTTAGCAATTCGAATGGCATTAGGAAGACCGCTCTCCAGTGTATTCGTCGTATCGAGTAACAGAATGACTTTCTCAGGAAATGTATCTGCATATGATTTAAACGCCTCGTACTCGTTTTCATGGAACATAATATAGACATGCGCCATGGTACCCGTAATAGGAAGATCAAATGCCTTTCCAGCTTTCACGTTGCTTGTCGCATCAAACCCAGCGATATAAGCCATTT comes from the Alkalihalobacillus sp. FSL W8-0930 genome and includes:
- a CDS encoding Cof-type HAD-IIB family hydrolase, whose product is MTIQTEKKEIKLVALDIDGTLLNSSHTLSEENIAAIKEAQDKGVYVVLSTGRSLMTTSEHAETLKLTSYLVTVNGSEIWDRDLNLVERNKLDSQFVQKMWDLRNEHGTHAWATSVDKVWRNEMPEDIHQSEWLKFGFDVMDDDTRLTILKELQSHPELEISNSSPSNLEINAAGVNKAQGLKKVCEFLGLTMDQVMAVGDSLNDLAMIKEAGLGVAMGNAQPLVKDTADWVTKTNDEAGVAHAIRTWVLS
- a CDS encoding dipeptidase, translated to MVSQVSQYIRDNRQQHLDQLIEFLRIPSISALSDHKADVRKAAEWMVESLKEAGLSTVQLMETPGHPVVYGEWSHPDNTHTILVYGHYDVQPVDPVELWDSPPFEPVIHDEKLYARGASDDKGQTFMHVKAVEAMLKVNGTLPFNVKFLIEGEEEIGSPSLDAFVSKHEDLLASDILMISDTPILGKGKPAVCTGLRGLCSLQVDVKGAKGDLHSGLYGGAVQNSIHALVQLLSTLRDEEGRIQVEGFYDGVIEPTEEEREGYKKLGNYEEELKSELGVNELFGEAGYTAREHTWVRPTLEINGIYGGFQGEGVKTVIPSLAHAKITCRLVPGQDPDTISELIEKHLEAHTPPGVTVKTTRFDKGKPFLAPTDHPAFKTATDSYEKVYGEPALFTRMGGSIPVVETFDQVLSIPILLMGFGLPSENFHAPNEHFHLENYDKGIETLLTFWDTLSL
- a CDS encoding SLC13 family permease, giving the protein MKTLTQGIWQSLWQSHRQTKRLLNIFAYHKDSTARKGTNQDAHQGADQQSPKQNPNKEPDEKKPYKTPQLVGLILGPVLFLLTLLFFQPDGLSFEGKAVLAVTLWVATWWITEAMPIPATSLLPIILLPLTGALDSGAVASSYGNDIIFLFLGGFFIATAMEKWNLHKRLALLIISLIGTSTQRILLGFMVATGFLSMWVSNTAAVMMMIPMGLAITAQVASALKGKPEEKELPKFEKALIFGIGYAGTIGGLGTLIGTPPNIILAAQVKELFGVELSFALWMAFAAPVVAFLIVFTWIYLGRFAFKINIKGLPGGKEVITKERKALGKMSFEEGTVLVIFVVTAFMWVTRELIWTNIFEDLDLTDGIIAMAATAALFLLPASKKFGTRILEWKDSKDIPWGVLLLFGGGLAIASGFTSSGLSDWMGDQLQVLDGMHIFIVILASTLLIMALTEITSNTATATMILPIVAALAVAINIHPYAVMVPCAMAANCAFMLPVGTPPNAIIFGTGKLKIIEMVRVGFIVNIIATFLIIAAVYLLLPLLWGIDLSVFPENFR
- a CDS encoding response regulator, producing MIKVLIIEDDPMVAKFNRIYLEQIPGFTLTGTASTMTKAWEIIGEQEVQLILLDLYVNHENGLDLLSELRAKRMEIDVIVVSSANDQASIQTALRYGAVDYLMKPFDFDRFKEALLQYADQSNKLKAEALKQDEVDQLFLNRSNELTGEQEELPKGITKATYKKIFQEINCLSGWFSTAELSEASAISRVSLRKYLRYLEEQGMVESRVSYEGTGRPLNQFKLSQKGSEYYMSLLSE
- the dcuS gene encoding DcuS/MalK family sensor histidine kinase; the protein is MTYKKPKKSNYRLQTVIVLLVCSGLVLALSLAGILVAIDNAKSTRSALEDKVWTIATSFARSPVVIDGLENEETQARLQEYTEEVQSETNVEYIVVIDMDRVRLTHPTPEKVGERFVGSDEERAFEGETYSSTAEGTLGESLRTFIPVYNEQTGEQIGVVVVGILTDHIKSAVYRSQVMVWIGGFAGLIAGLVGAVLLARKIKRSMQNLEPMEIAQLLETREAMLSSVQEGIIAVDAYGKIILQNEAATKILQKAGKTEHVLHKDIAAVLPEFELDEVLESGKIQRNKQRSLKELELVVNRVPLQLNDQRLGAMVTFQDKTELTLALDQLSGVKSYAEALRLQTHEFMNKLHVVSAMVHTESYEELQAYIQTISTYYQEDVGWISRQVNDPVLVGYLLNKLKMVKNQGIKVQFDGEFSWPTIKDPTQLNALITVIGNSLDNAMEALQDMDDATIDLTIDCNGEQILWQVKDNGGQTSQSRLDQLMEKGISTKGTGRGYGLYLMSTYIEDAHGELTLTANVDGGVTLKAIVPIRGEEHD
- a CDS encoding methyl-accepting chemotaxis protein, which translates into the protein MRTKKKKQQKKGLSLRMKLVISYLLILIVPPLVIGYFSYHSARDNTETMIMEDALENIEQMDEMINQYIRSQSQNLEMLVNALAEDSLDDEASERDVSNLLEQYSLSQDEVEQVLIGLDNGNFVHQPSSIEYPDSFDVRERSWYQQAKASKGEIFVSAPYMSLATKKVSVTLAKALENEAGVVAIDLELDHLTSMIESSRVGKGGYLFLLDRSQSFISHPTNDLGTVAQEDFFAKMYQSEEGSFSYAYESEEKYMSFLTNEQTGWKLAGTFFMDEVDDAVNPIWWTTVTVIVITLVLGLIMASGMVLSIVQPIRRLTKTAARIGTGDLSASKEKKAMRHDEIGQLDASFEQMRVSFLGLLEGVLDKSTQVAAASQQLLASSQQNTQATEQITRAVQEVVSASDEQTESMNTSTKKADQLYQSVLQITDETTTANSTANQVQEVVATGSQAVKSSMNQMSIIKETSVTVAERISELAHSSKEINQVTSLIKEIAEQTNLLALNASIEAARAGEHGKGFAVVAEEVRKLAEQSAAASEQIHRMIVSIEKQANHATAAMQVGGSEVDNGIKVAEQAGKSFARIDQQMRSMVEKIQIVSKEANHVSTGARDFAKVFTELSASTEETTQEMQTVSASTEEQLASMEEIASSAENLSVLSEELQKLVQVFKW
- the nadD gene encoding nicotinate (nicotinamide) nucleotide adenylyltransferase; the encoded protein is MKIGVYGSSFDPITNVHLWTASTICHRKKLDKILFLPSAKERRDKSLQGGDEHRTQMVNLAIADDPRFELSTEEMNAPIGQQYTYYTMQRLKKQYPNDELYFVMGADILVDIGNGSWVKGEKLVEEHQFIVMARDGIDMLKTISASPLLRNADDGRFHLVDKGLAMEISSTYIRQEFSRGGEPRYLLPESCYQYIMRHGLYQDSE
- a CDS encoding nicotinate phosphoribosyltransferase, with amino-acid sequence MVRGKTLFDFIDPKEFRFVQVCSACGHPHFSKGEERTASCLNCSGNEYNVVPFFNPAEDYALDADYYAITMMYALWKQDIHKNKVVYDDFYRKPPFVRGVGDYRGELGGYVAFGGLDHLISMLDHLYFNEQDIDYLRQQPEAFDEAFLDELRTLRFSGDLYSIEEGNLVFPNTPTLRIEAPVWECIWIEAMLLNTINSESLLLTKGSRLVTVTGGDVLLEMGKRRAQGRDSSVYGAKMAYIAGFDATSNVKAGKAFDLPITGTMAHVYIMFHENEYEAFKSYADTFPEKVILLLDTTNTLESGLPNAIRIAKEMEQRGQRLVAVRLDSGDLAYLSKKVRKRLDEEGLDYIKISATNDLDEATIASLKQQGAQIDIWGVGTKFITAYDHPALGGVHKIVARSPFQHEEKEDGTSYEQDDWISLIKISESIDKVLNPGRKKVYRLYDHNHMAKGDYICLAHESLEGKDEIVLKHPTNPLKSKVIRHFTFEELHKKIFENGELVYTKPTLPQIRDYHQSSKATFWEEYLRLEVPEVYPVVLSDELRELKEQMIQAKNTK